Proteins encoded by one window of Acidobacteriota bacterium:
- the rlmB gene encoding 23S rRNA (guanosine(2251)-2'-O)-methyltransferase RlmB: protein MEQLIYGIHPVRECLRSGARPVSCLFVARDAGSPGLKAILQLARRRGYAIRFEPRNLLDQRVGGANHQGVVAVCAARPYVELEDLLDGLGAAPLVVALDSVEDPRNLGAVLRCCAAAGVDGVIVTKDHAAGVSATVSKAAAGGLEYLSIARVSNLARAIDRLKTKGIWVAGVETGQPLGCQDLDLTVATALVLGNEGAGLRRLVREKCDFLASIPTPGPIRSLNVSVAAGIVLYEAIRQRRRSQSN, encoded by the coding sequence ATGGAGCAACTGATCTACGGCATCCATCCGGTGAGAGAGTGTCTGAGATCCGGCGCCAGACCGGTTTCGTGCCTCTTTGTGGCGCGGGATGCCGGCAGTCCGGGACTCAAGGCCATCCTCCAGCTTGCCAGGCGCCGGGGATACGCCATCCGGTTTGAACCGCGTAACCTTCTGGATCAGCGCGTGGGCGGGGCCAACCACCAGGGAGTGGTGGCGGTCTGTGCCGCCCGGCCCTACGTCGAGTTGGAAGATCTCCTGGACGGTTTGGGGGCGGCGCCTCTGGTGGTCGCATTGGATTCGGTCGAGGATCCGCGAAACCTGGGCGCCGTCTTGAGGTGCTGCGCGGCCGCCGGGGTGGATGGGGTGATTGTCACCAAGGACCATGCCGCTGGAGTGTCGGCCACCGTCTCCAAAGCGGCAGCGGGTGGACTGGAATACCTGTCCATCGCTCGCGTGAGCAATCTCGCCAGAGCCATCGATCGACTCAAGACGAAAGGAATATGGGTTGCAGGCGTGGAAACGGGTCAGCCTCTCGGCTGTCAGGATCTGGATTTAACCGTGGCCACAGCACTGGTTCTGGGGAACGAAGGAGCGGGGTTGAGGCGGCTGGTGCGGGAAAAATGCGATTTTCTGGCTTCGATTCCCACCCCGGGGCCCATCCGGTCGCTAAACGTGTCGGTTGCTGCCGGTATTGTGCTTTACGAGGCCATCCGTCAGCGAAGGCGCAGCCAAAGCAATTGA
- the gltX gene encoding glutamate--tRNA ligase, with amino-acid sequence MPNRLRFAPSPTGELHVGNARTAVFNWLFAKKYGGTLVIRIEDTDRARSDSRFEDLICRNLKWLGLDWQEGPDCGGPFGPYRQSSRTAIYARHSESLLENGSAYRCFCSEEELGRQAREARRAGVAWKYPGTCRNLSAGEVAQRLKDSHPSVIRLRVRSGSVFFQDLVHGEMKFDSAVLGDPILVRSNGMPTYNYAVVVDDGSMKISHVVRGDDHLSNTPRQVLIYEALGWPLPVFAHLSTILGPDRNRLSKRHGATSLQHFLDLGVLPEALLNYLTLLGWAPGEDQDEILSPEELVASFDIERVSKSSAVFDIQKLYFFNRHYLKEYEPSRAVEWAIACLRQEGLLKEVDSAVRQWVGLVVEAFLPGLDHLSQISQKAPQLWSFEAEKAVRDEGVRQVLSLPGAARVVDELRNQLSHEECDVVREWSSIVRSVKAASGQKGRKLFHPIRVALTGKDSGPELDKLVPIFEGGSQLELPHRVKDCRARVDEFHSAMLSQGLIPTV; translated from the coding sequence ATGCCCAATCGTCTACGCTTTGCTCCGAGCCCGACCGGTGAACTGCACGTCGGAAACGCCCGGACCGCCGTCTTCAACTGGCTGTTCGCGAAAAAGTATGGAGGCACCCTTGTCATTCGAATCGAAGACACCGACCGGGCTCGTTCCGATAGTCGTTTTGAGGATCTTATTTGCCGAAATCTGAAGTGGCTGGGCCTGGATTGGCAGGAGGGGCCGGATTGCGGCGGGCCGTTCGGCCCCTATCGTCAAAGCAGCCGCACGGCAATTTATGCACGTCATTCCGAGTCCCTGTTGGAGAACGGGTCCGCCTACCGCTGTTTTTGCAGTGAGGAGGAATTGGGGCGGCAGGCCCGGGAGGCACGGCGGGCGGGAGTCGCCTGGAAGTATCCTGGAACCTGCCGGAATCTTTCTGCCGGGGAGGTGGCTCAACGGCTGAAGGATTCGCATCCGTCGGTGATTCGCCTGAGGGTCCGTTCCGGCAGCGTTTTCTTTCAGGATCTGGTCCATGGCGAGATGAAGTTCGACAGCGCCGTCTTGGGAGACCCCATTCTGGTCCGGTCCAACGGAATGCCCACCTATAACTACGCGGTGGTTGTGGACGATGGCTCGATGAAGATCAGCCATGTCGTGCGGGGCGACGACCACCTGTCCAACACCCCTCGACAGGTTCTGATATACGAGGCCCTGGGATGGCCCCTGCCGGTCTTCGCTCATTTGTCGACCATTCTCGGTCCCGACCGAAACCGTCTTTCGAAGAGACACGGGGCAACTTCGCTGCAACATTTTCTGGATCTGGGAGTTCTTCCGGAGGCCTTGCTAAACTACCTGACCCTTCTGGGATGGGCGCCCGGAGAAGACCAGGATGAAATCCTCTCGCCGGAAGAGCTGGTTGCAAGCTTCGACATCGAGCGAGTGTCGAAGAGTTCGGCCGTTTTCGACATCCAAAAGCTGTATTTTTTCAACCGGCACTACCTGAAAGAATACGAGCCCTCCCGTGCTGTCGAGTGGGCCATTGCCTGTCTGAGGCAGGAGGGACTGTTGAAAGAGGTGGATTCCGCGGTACGCCAATGGGTAGGACTGGTGGTCGAGGCCTTTCTGCCCGGGCTGGACCACTTGAGCCAGATTTCCCAAAAGGCTCCCCAGTTATGGTCTTTTGAGGCGGAAAAGGCCGTTCGGGATGAGGGAGTACGCCAGGTGCTGTCCCTGCCCGGGGCCGCAAGAGTCGTTGACGAACTCCGAAATCAGCTTTCTCATGAGGAGTGCGACGTGGTCCGGGAGTGGTCGTCCATCGTGCGGAGCGTGAAGGCGGCCAGCGGTCAAAAAGGGAGAAAGCTTTTTCATCCCATTCGGGTGGCGCTGACGGGCAAGGATTCAGGGCCGGAGCTGGACAAGCTGGTGCCCATATTCGAGGGGGGCAGTCAGCTCGAGTTGCCCCATCGAGTCAAAGACTGTCGGGCCAGGGTCGACGAGTTTCATAGCGCCATGCTTTCCCAGGGACTGATACCGACTGTTTGA
- the ispD gene encoding 2-C-methyl-D-erythritol 4-phosphate cytidylyltransferase, with protein sequence MNVAAIIPAAGVGTRMKSPSPKQFIPLGDGSVLIHTLEKFAACTRVLNACVSLRESDMPVFRQELEQRGLSEFAHLVAGGAHRQESVYNAFRALDSGTDIVVVHDGVRPFVEVDMIEAVIDAAAEKGSAIVALPCIDTVKQVERQQVVATLPREKIVMVQTPQAFRYHILEEAFERARADHYYASDESCLVERLGYPVTVLLGSERNIKITKPADLPLAELFVRQSASPGAGS encoded by the coding sequence ATGAATGTGGCTGCCATCATTCCGGCGGCGGGAGTGGGGACGCGGATGAAGTCGCCCAGCCCCAAACAGTTCATTCCGCTGGGGGACGGTTCGGTCCTCATCCATACACTGGAAAAGTTCGCGGCCTGCACCCGGGTGCTGAATGCCTGCGTCTCGCTCCGAGAGTCGGACATGCCCGTATTCCGCCAGGAGTTGGAGCAGCGGGGTCTGTCGGAGTTTGCCCACTTGGTGGCGGGCGGAGCTCATCGCCAGGAATCGGTCTACAACGCCTTCAGGGCTCTTGATTCCGGCACCGATATCGTGGTGGTTCACGACGGTGTCAGGCCCTTTGTGGAGGTGGACATGATTGAGGCCGTCATTGATGCGGCGGCTGAGAAGGGCAGCGCCATCGTGGCCCTCCCCTGCATCGATACGGTCAAGCAAGTTGAACGACAGCAGGTGGTGGCCACTTTGCCGCGTGAAAAAATTGTCATGGTTCAGACTCCGCAAGCCTTTCGCTACCACATACTCGAGGAAGCGTTCGAAAGGGCCCGTGCCGACCACTATTACGCAAGCGACGAGTCCTGTCTCGTAGAGCGTCTGGGTTATCCGGTAACGGTGCTGCTGGGTAGCGAGCGGAACATCAAGATCACCAAACCTGCCGATCTGCCGCTGGCCGAGCTCTTCGTCCGGCAGTCTGCCAGCCCGGGAGCTGGGAGTTGA
- a CDS encoding PIN domain nuclease, which produces MTKPLAAVVGAVTSAAIIIFEVRLRKTSLKQLIGAAIGSIMGIGGAAMIGIMLVETTIDPQTKSFLQIGLFLFMGYVGLVMGANKGDLLNLSALGGFFAGERRSGKNYKILDTSVIIDGRVADVCETGFIDGILLIPQFVLRELQQVADSADSLKRNRGRRGLDILQRIQKMAGIEVQILEKDFPQIREVDLKLIELAKELEAKIVTNDFNLNKIAQLQDVPVLNINELANSLKPVVLPGEVMKVFILKEGKEYNQGVAYLDDGTMVVVDNARKMIGKTIDTSVTSVLQTTAGKMIFGRYHDRSHKMEAVGP; this is translated from the coding sequence TTGACCAAGCCTCTGGCGGCGGTCGTCGGTGCGGTGACTTCCGCGGCGATCATCATTTTCGAGGTCCGCCTGAGAAAGACCTCGTTGAAGCAGCTCATCGGTGCAGCCATCGGGTCCATTATGGGCATCGGCGGAGCCGCCATGATCGGCATCATGCTGGTCGAGACTACCATTGACCCTCAAACCAAGTCGTTTCTTCAAATTGGACTGTTCCTCTTCATGGGCTACGTCGGCCTGGTGATGGGAGCCAACAAGGGAGATCTCCTCAACCTGTCGGCTTTGGGCGGGTTTTTTGCCGGAGAGAGACGCAGCGGGAAGAACTACAAGATCCTGGATACCAGCGTGATCATCGACGGACGCGTGGCTGACGTCTGTGAGACCGGCTTCATAGACGGGATTCTGCTCATTCCCCAGTTCGTGCTGCGAGAGCTCCAGCAGGTAGCCGATTCCGCGGATTCCCTGAAGCGGAATCGGGGACGGCGCGGTCTGGATATTCTCCAGCGGATACAGAAAATGGCCGGGATTGAGGTGCAGATCCTGGAGAAGGACTTTCCCCAGATTCGGGAAGTGGATTTGAAGCTCATCGAGCTGGCCAAGGAACTGGAAGCCAAGATTGTTACCAACGACTTCAACCTCAACAAGATAGCTCAATTGCAAGATGTTCCCGTGTTGAACATCAATGAGCTGGCCAACTCGCTCAAGCCGGTCGTCCTGCCCGGCGAGGTCATGAAGGTATTCATTCTCAAGGAGGGCAAGGAGTACAACCAGGGGGTGGCCTACCTCGACGACGGCACCATGGTGGTGGTGGACAACGCCAGAAAGATGATCGGAAAGACCATTGACACCTCGGTCACCAGCGTCCTGCAGACCACGGCCGGCAAGATGATATTCGGTCGCTACCACGACCGTTCTCACAAGATGGAAGCCGTTGGACCATGA
- a CDS encoding DUF1592 domain-containing protein: MLAVTLTLFSPEVRLKAIPAAAGLGRRPGCLPFLLAFLALVGSPSLQASTFEGEVKPFLAEHCLQCHNANLSTAEINLSGFDPEHPVRDRQDLWQSVLRELRTGRMPPPGNPRPTVAQLREVERWIEARLEEEAASVAPSPGRVTARRLNRSEYDNTIRDWLGLDLGLSEDFPIDDTGYGFDNIGDVLSLSPLLMEKYLAAAEEIAGRAVVVRRKIKPVLARYLASRSQAPPSIPEGTHTVPYSLEGRLLAQHSFPSPGEYELRVRVVDRRRSPPAEAGQWIPAELPSATLSLLLDDRPLQTFHIATDAYHRGTFDIRIRVDSGAHRLEASPRLDSESLGTALNHAVFEHRVEPPPERLVYADSMEILGPFQVKPKPLTDSHRRVLICGHDPGKHLAGCTDSILRNLALRAYRRPATEQEIDRLRGLAASAQRQGEPLERGIQMALQAVLVSPHFLFRLEFDPEDDPAGSAHPLGPYELASRLSYFLWSSLPDDELFGLAQRAELDDPRVLRQQVERMLKDPRSEALVENFAGQWLQLRNLESAQPDPDRFPDFDEPLREAMRRETELFFRSILEEDRSLIDFLDADYTFLNQRLARHYGHSGVEGPHFRRIEIAGEQRGGLIAQASILTVSSYPTRTSPVLRGKWILETLLGTPPPPPPEMETLEEEPNGAHMTLRERLEKHRSQPACAACHLKMDALGFGLENYDAVGAWRTDDGGVPVDTAGELPGGRSFQGPKDLKALLADTERDAFVRCLTEKMLTYALGRGLEPYDKPAVDRICLELENNGFRFSQLVQSIVESLPFQMRTTNGGGS; the protein is encoded by the coding sequence ATGCTCGCGGTGACCCTCACCCTCTTTAGCCCCGAAGTTCGTCTCAAGGCGATTCCGGCGGCAGCCGGTCTTGGACGGCGTCCTGGGTGCCTGCCGTTTCTACTGGCGTTTCTGGCCCTTGTCGGATCCCCTTCCCTTCAGGCTTCCACCTTCGAGGGGGAGGTGAAACCCTTCCTGGCCGAACACTGCCTGCAATGCCACAACGCCAACCTCAGTACCGCCGAAATCAACCTGAGCGGCTTCGACCCCGAGCATCCGGTCCGCGATCGGCAGGACCTGTGGCAGTCCGTGTTGCGGGAGCTTCGCACCGGTCGCATGCCTCCGCCGGGAAATCCACGTCCGACCGTCGCGCAATTGAGGGAAGTGGAACGGTGGATCGAAGCCCGGCTCGAGGAAGAGGCTGCCAGCGTGGCTCCCAGCCCCGGAAGGGTTACGGCCCGGCGGCTCAACCGCAGTGAGTACGACAATACGATTCGGGACTGGTTGGGCCTCGATCTCGGTTTGTCGGAGGACTTTCCAATCGATGATACCGGTTACGGCTTCGACAACATCGGGGATGTGCTCTCGCTCTCTCCGCTGCTGATGGAAAAATACCTGGCGGCTGCCGAAGAGATTGCCGGTCGGGCCGTGGTGGTTCGGCGAAAAATCAAGCCGGTGCTGGCCCGTTACCTGGCCTCCCGAAGCCAGGCTCCCCCCTCTATCCCGGAAGGCACCCACACCGTTCCTTACTCGCTCGAAGGCAGGCTTCTCGCCCAACATTCCTTCCCCTCTCCGGGAGAGTACGAACTGCGGGTGCGGGTTGTGGACAGAAGGAGATCGCCGCCGGCCGAAGCCGGACAGTGGATACCTGCCGAGCTGCCTTCGGCCACCCTGTCCCTCCTGCTTGACGACAGGCCCCTTCAGACCTTTCACATTGCAACCGACGCATACCACAGGGGCACCTTCGACATTCGCATCAGGGTCGACTCGGGCGCGCATCGGCTGGAGGCGTCGCCCCGGTTGGATTCCGAGTCACTGGGCACCGCGCTCAACCACGCGGTTTTCGAGCACAGGGTGGAGCCCCCCCCGGAACGCCTGGTCTATGCCGATTCCATGGAAATCCTGGGTCCGTTCCAGGTGAAGCCAAAGCCCCTGACCGACAGCCATCGCCGGGTCCTGATCTGCGGGCATGACCCGGGGAAACACCTGGCGGGCTGCACCGATTCGATTCTGCGGAACCTGGCGCTGCGAGCCTACCGCCGGCCGGCAACCGAGCAGGAGATCGACCGATTGCGGGGGCTGGCAGCCTCGGCTCAAAGGCAAGGGGAACCCCTGGAACGCGGAATCCAGATGGCTCTCCAGGCCGTCCTGGTGTCACCCCATTTCCTCTTCCGACTTGAATTCGATCCGGAGGACGACCCTGCCGGCTCGGCCCACCCCCTGGGGCCCTATGAGCTCGCCTCTCGTCTTTCCTACTTTCTCTGGAGCAGCCTTCCGGACGACGAGCTGTTCGGTTTGGCCCAAAGAGCCGAACTTGACGATCCTCGAGTCCTGAGACAACAGGTGGAACGGATGCTCAAGGATCCCAGGTCCGAGGCCCTGGTGGAAAACTTTGCCGGGCAATGGCTGCAACTACGGAATCTGGAGAGCGCCCAACCCGACCCTGACCGGTTTCCTGACTTTGATGAACCGTTGCGGGAGGCCATGCGTCGCGAAACGGAGCTCTTCTTCCGTTCGATCCTGGAGGAAGACCGCAGCCTGATCGATTTTCTGGACGCCGACTACACCTTCCTCAACCAGCGACTGGCTCGACACTACGGGCATTCAGGCGTCGAAGGCCCGCACTTCCGGAGGATTGAGATTGCCGGTGAACAGCGTGGAGGACTGATTGCTCAAGCCAGCATATTGACGGTTTCCTCCTACCCGACTCGTACTTCCCCGGTCTTGCGAGGCAAATGGATCCTGGAAACCCTGCTGGGCACCCCACCTCCGCCGCCCCCCGAGATGGAGACACTCGAGGAGGAACCAAACGGTGCGCACATGACACTCCGGGAGCGGCTGGAGAAGCACCGGAGCCAGCCGGCCTGCGCCGCCTGCCACCTGAAGATGGACGCCCTGGGCTTCGGATTGGAAAACTATGATGCTGTGGGAGCCTGGCGGACGGATGACGGCGGGGTTCCGGTGGACACCGCCGGAGAGTTGCCGGGTGGACGCTCCTTTCAGGGACCGAAGGATCTCAAGGCGCTGCTGGCCGACACGGAGCGCGATGCATTCGTTCGCTGTCTCACCGAAAAAATGTTAACCTACGCCCTGGGAAGAGGCCTGGAACCCTACGACAAGCCTGCGGTGGACCGGATCTGCCTGGAGTTGGAAAACAACGGCTTCAGATTCAGCCAACTGGTCCAATCGATCGTCGAGAGCCTGCCGTTCCAAATGAGGACCACCAACGGAGGAGGATCATGA
- a CDS encoding DUF1552 domain-containing protein, whose translation MTPRHLPRRTFLRGMGVAIGLPWLDAMVPAFAAKVPVSADSPTRLAFVYVPNGIIMSDWTPASEGSDFELPSILQPLKDYRDDCLWLSGLTHNNGRALGDGPGDHARAAASYLTGVHPRKTQGADIRNGISVDQIAAQAVGGQTRFASLELGLEHTRLVGNCDSGYSCAYNNSISWRSPTSPMPPEVSPRSIFNRLFGAPRDADQTRKTSAKDRASILDLVQDETRSLFNRLGPVDRRKLDEYLFAVRDIEKRIESLENAPAALVPDMDIPAGIPIDFAEHLRLLFDLQTVAFRTDLTRITTLMMGREGSNRTYREIGVSNAHHGLTHHQGNQSKIEQIIRINRYHTQQFAYWLGQLKSIPDGDGSLLDSLMIVYGSGLSDGNEHLHHDLPVMVAGRGSGSLHPGRHIRYPDETPLTNLYMTLLSHMGIHPESIGDSNGQLKLLSEI comes from the coding sequence ATGACGCCACGACATCTTCCACGCCGAACCTTTCTGCGTGGGATGGGAGTAGCCATCGGACTTCCCTGGCTGGATGCCATGGTGCCCGCCTTTGCAGCCAAGGTGCCGGTCTCGGCCGATTCACCGACCCGCCTGGCCTTTGTCTATGTTCCCAACGGGATCATCATGTCCGACTGGACGCCGGCCAGCGAGGGTTCCGACTTCGAACTGCCGTCCATCCTTCAGCCTCTGAAAGATTACCGGGACGACTGTCTGTGGCTCAGCGGACTGACCCACAACAACGGCCGTGCCCTCGGCGACGGTCCGGGCGACCATGCGCGGGCCGCGGCTTCCTATCTCACCGGAGTCCATCCCAGGAAGACCCAGGGAGCGGATATCCGAAACGGCATCTCGGTAGACCAGATTGCGGCTCAGGCCGTCGGTGGCCAGACCCGGTTTGCCTCTCTGGAATTGGGGCTTGAACATACCCGACTGGTCGGCAATTGCGATTCCGGCTACAGTTGCGCCTACAACAACAGCATTTCCTGGCGCAGCCCCACCAGTCCCATGCCGCCCGAGGTCAGTCCGCGCTCGATCTTCAATCGCCTCTTCGGCGCCCCTCGGGATGCGGACCAGACCCGCAAAACCAGCGCCAAGGACCGGGCCAGCATTCTGGACCTGGTCCAGGACGAGACGCGCAGTCTCTTCAATCGCCTGGGTCCGGTGGACCGGCGCAAGCTGGACGAATACCTGTTTGCTGTCCGCGACATCGAGAAACGGATCGAGTCGCTCGAGAACGCACCGGCCGCGCTGGTGCCGGACATGGACATACCCGCAGGCATCCCCATCGATTTTGCAGAGCACCTGCGGCTCCTGTTCGATCTGCAGACGGTGGCGTTCCGGACGGACCTGACCCGCATAACGACTCTGATGATGGGGCGGGAAGGCAGCAATCGCACCTACCGGGAGATTGGCGTGTCCAATGCTCACCACGGACTCACTCACCACCAGGGGAACCAGTCCAAGATCGAGCAGATCATCAGGATCAATCGCTACCACACGCAACAGTTTGCCTACTGGCTGGGACAACTCAAGTCGATTCCCGACGGCGACGGCAGCCTGCTGGACAGCCTGATGATTGTCTACGGCAGCGGTCTCAGCGACGGCAACGAACACCTGCATCACGACCTGCCGGTGATGGTCGCCGGACGGGGTTCGGGCAGTCTCCATCCCGGCCGCCACATCCGCTATCCCGACGAGACCCCGTTGACCAACCTTTACATGACCCTGCTGAGCCACATGGGCATCCATCCCGAATCGATCGGCGACAGCAACGGCCAACTAAAGCTTCTGTCGGAGATTTGA